The following coding sequences are from one Cercospora beticola chromosome 4, complete sequence window:
- a CDS encoding uncharacterized protein (antiSMASH:Cluster_9): MREYLLYSQIPAAREEQVLSILAGISSNQPTPINEQILLYAQLKAQEAAVSKRQPQPKTTVTQPLSYHRLVRGFNVDGDTATNVQPWTFRAESVPDTGITTYISRNTTSQPATPEQLSLFKQPQSYHLKRQYVQSGSRFVHHNLIIKVIRFYSNPPETATPPQDPLAETSPPRTSSQLKLIDASGSFIIEVSICVDDPTNSTLTEAAVAELTRFKSTLDGAIDLIAPDRLLLDTRVKGNPMGIASGA; this comes from the exons ATGCGGGAGTACTTGCTCTATTCGCAAATTCCGGCCGCGCGAGAGGAGCAGGTTCTAAGCATCCTGGCCGGAATCTCAAGTAATCAACCCACGCCCATCAACGAGCAGATTTTGCTGTATGCTCAGCTGAAGGCTCAAGAGGCTGCAGTTTCTAAGAGG CAACCGCAGCCCAAGACCACTGTCACACAGCCTTTGAGCTACCACAGACTTGTACGTGGTTTCAACGTCGATGGCGATACTGCAACAAATGTACAGCCATGGACTTTTCGAGCAGAGTCAG TCCCTGACACCGGCATAACAACCTACATCTCCCGCAACACCACTTCGCAACCTGCAACCCCAGAGCAACTTTCCCTCTTCAAGCAACCCCAATCCTATCATCTCAAGCGTCAATATGTCCAGTCCGGGTCCCGCTTCGTTCACCACAACCTCATCATTAAAGTCATCCGCTTCTACTCCAATCCACCAGAGACTGCAACACCACCCCAAGACCCTCTTGCTGAAACTTCGCCGCCAAGGACCTCTAGCCAGCTGAAACTCATCGACGCAAGTGGGAGCTTCATCATCGAGGTGTCAATCTGCGTAGATGATCCAACCAACAGCACGCTGACAGAGGCAGCCGTGGCGGAATTGACGAGGTTCAAGTCGACGCTCGATGGTGCCATTGATTTGATTGCGCCGGATCGATTGCTGTTGGATACGAGAGTTAAGGGCAACCCAATGGGTATCGCATCGGGTGCTTGA
- a CDS encoding uncharacterized protein (antiSMASH:Cluster_9) yields MQATRRLFQHRQPMIRFLGKRSNPKQVDHTPKPHPESPSHDLPSSFANYRQQAIQHGPLKGGQQKPNAPSSGSAAAPLNPYGAIGGRSAKELGPIKVAQGEFADRNDLPKRFHRTAWSQAEIDAIESGGASMFG; encoded by the exons ATGCAGGCCACACGGCGGCTCTTCCAGCACCGCCAGCCCATGATCCGTTTCTTGGGAAAGCGATCAAACCCCAAGC AAGTCGACCATACCCCAAAGCCACACCCCGAGTCCCCATCCCACGATCTTCCTTCATCGTTCGCCAACTACCGACAACAAGCCATTCAACACGGACCTCTGAAGGGCGGCCAGCAGAAGCCTAACGCACCGTCTTCTGGCTCCGCAGCCGCACCATTGAATCCTTACGGAGCGATTGGAGGCAGGAGCGCAAAGGAATTGGGGCCGATCAAAGTAGCACAGGGAGAATTCGCGGATAGGAACGATTTGCCAAAGAGGTTCCACCGGACAGCGTGGAGCCAGGCTGAAATTGATGCGATCGAGAGTGGAGGAGCGAGCATGTTTGgctga
- a CDS encoding uncharacterized protein (antiSMASH:Cluster_9), with protein sequence MGTAQLKNTNVRLLACSFDEDGSTDSDYRFLLDEKNVKYVSTAPGVFPDRPLTDRTFAPTLIGELLPPFPPGDWNSGHVAKDPATAEVYFARLEAIELPKVETVWHPTQLNEVDFTEQDDLNQRVRICTSPAINNGKPVIVKMAVWPWEIDHMRTETAIYRSLHESGSRAGPKFLGHLLEGDGGRVIGIVIEYAGNMRRAAGLEDLTACKRALARLHALSIKLGDPDHGNFLVPKGDGAEGKEVILIDFEFAKQNCSKAELEEEMELLQRKLEEGDQTATYFEAEEGTSVG encoded by the coding sequence ATGGGCACCGCTCAACTCAAGAACACCAACGTGCGTCTCCTCGCCTGTTCCTTCGATGAGGACGGTAGCACCGATAGTGACTATCGCTTCCTACTCGACGAGAAAAACGTGAAGTATGTTTCGACCGCGCCAGGCGTTTTTCCCGACCGCCCTCTCACAGATCGGACCTTTGCGCCCACTCTTATTGGCGAGCTCTTGCCACCCTTTCCACCCGGGGACTGGAACAGCGGACACGTAGCCAAGGACCCCGCGACGGCCGAAGTGTATTTCGCCAGACTCGAGGCGATCGAACTCCCAAAGGTGGAAACCGTCTGGCATCCCACCCAGCTCAACGAAGTGGACTTCACTGAACAAGATGATCTCAACCAGAGAGTCCGAATCTGCACTAGCCCTGCAATCAACAATGGCAAACCTGTCATCGTCAAGATGGCCGTCTGGCCATGGGAAATCGACCACATGAGGACGGAAACCGCAATTTATCGATCTCTACACGAGAGTGGCAGCCGCGCTGGGCCAAAATTCCTGGGCCACCTTTTAGAGGGCGATGGAGGCCGGGTCATCGGCATCGTGATCGAATATGCCGGGAACATGAGACGCGCTGCGGGTTTGGAAGATTTGACAGCTTGTAAGAGGGCTCTTGCGCGGTTGCACGCGCTGAGTATCAAGCTCGGCGATCCCGATCATGGGAATTTCCTCGTGCCTAAGGGAGACGGGGCGGAGGGCAAAGAGGTGATCCTGATCGATTTCGAGTTCGCGAAGCAGAACTGCTCGAAAGCCGAATTGGAAGAAGAGATGGAGTTGCTGCAGcggaagctggaagaaggtGATCAGACTGCCACCTACtttgaggcggaggagggcaCTTCGGTCGGTTGA